The proteins below come from a single Roseiflexus sp. RS-1 genomic window:
- a CDS encoding succinate dehydrogenase cytochrome b subunit: MAAALTLYRTTIGKKAVMAITGFIGYGFVILHMIGNLKIFEGAEGFNEYAHFLRTVGYPLVPERGLLWILRIILLASVILHVVAAIQLTRLDWASRPRGYRETRRKQATFASLTLRWGGLAIFLFIVYHLAHFTFGLGIPNFGGHETAYQNVVAGFSNPINVVIYIAAVGALGMHLYHGVWSMFQTLGLNGPRTDGFWRGLATLSGILLFLGFSTVPIAVITGIVR, from the coding sequence ATGGCAGCAGCATTGACACTGTACCGTACAACGATCGGCAAAAAAGCAGTGATGGCGATCACCGGTTTCATCGGTTATGGTTTCGTCATCCTGCACATGATCGGCAATCTCAAGATTTTCGAAGGCGCCGAAGGGTTTAACGAGTATGCTCACTTCCTGCGCACTGTCGGGTATCCGCTGGTGCCGGAGCGGGGTTTGCTCTGGATCCTGCGCATCATCCTGCTGGCATCGGTGATCCTGCACGTCGTCGCCGCTATTCAGTTGACGCGGCTCGACTGGGCGAGTCGTCCCAGGGGCTACCGCGAAACACGACGCAAACAGGCGACGTTCGCCTCGCTGACCCTGCGCTGGGGCGGTCTGGCGATCTTTCTCTTCATTGTGTACCATCTGGCGCATTTTACGTTCGGGCTGGGCATTCCCAACTTCGGCGGGCACGAAACCGCCTATCAGAATGTCGTCGCCGGATTCTCGAACCCGATCAATGTCGTGATCTATATCGCCGCCGTCGGCGCACTTGGGATGCATCTGTACCATGGCGTCTGGAGCATGTTCCAGACTCTTGGATTGAACGGGCCCCGCACTGATGGGTTCTGGCGCGGACTGGCGACCCTCTCCGGCATTCTGTTGTTCCTCGGCTTTTCGACGGTGCCGATCGCAGTGATCACCGGCATAGTGCGCTAA
- a CDS encoding potassium channel family protein: MHLIVVGCGRVGCLLAQQMVAEGHSVSVIDKNPQAFKRLGREFRGQTVLGVGFDRDTLREAGVERADALAAVTNGDNSNYITATVARDVFRVPNVVARIYDPQREAIYRELGIRTISSTSWAVHTIRRILHGDETVSSIQFGSGEVEIAEVTITGRLVGHFVRDLSVPGEMMPVAIVRRGRAFLPTPGVLLEEGDVVHIAVLATATSLLESMIQ, from the coding sequence ATGCATCTGATCGTCGTCGGATGCGGTCGCGTTGGATGTCTGCTGGCGCAGCAGATGGTCGCCGAAGGGCATTCAGTTTCGGTCATCGATAAGAATCCGCAAGCGTTCAAGCGCCTCGGGCGTGAGTTCCGCGGGCAAACCGTGCTGGGCGTCGGGTTCGATCGCGATACGCTGCGTGAGGCGGGCGTTGAGCGCGCTGATGCGCTTGCAGCCGTAACCAACGGCGACAATTCGAATTACATTACCGCAACCGTCGCCCGTGATGTCTTTCGTGTGCCGAATGTGGTAGCGCGCATTTACGATCCTCAGCGTGAGGCGATCTACCGCGAGCTGGGCATTCGCACCATCAGTTCGACAAGTTGGGCCGTCCATACGATCCGCCGGATCCTGCATGGTGATGAGACCGTGTCGTCGATCCAGTTTGGCAGCGGTGAGGTGGAGATCGCAGAGGTGACCATTACCGGACGGTTGGTAGGGCATTTTGTGCGCGATCTGTCGGTGCCGGGTGAAATGATGCCGGTTGCCATTGTGCGGCGCGGGCGTGCTTTTCTGCCTACGCCAGGAGTATTGCTCGAAGAAGGGGATGTCGTGCATATTGCAGTTCTGGCGACAGCAACGAGCCTGCTCGAATCGATGATTCAGTGA
- a CDS encoding histidine kinase N-terminal 7TM domain-containing protein has protein sequence MSFSITSFLLLMLSIAAPGIAGYAWQRRSLPGALPLSLMGVSLAVWSCGYAMELSSLTLSTALWWVRLEYVGIVSAPVAWLWFAAEYTDSFTWLNRRRVWLLGIVPVLTMVMMLTNDVHRLFWQSIILSRNGFLTVFDSTLGLWFWVHTAYSYLCLLAGTFFIIRFIWRTPRRFHRQISALILAVAAPLIGNVIYLSGSSPWGKLDLTPFAFTVSLAMLAWNLFRLRMFEIRPIARDLVLQSMNDGIMAVDENGWVVEVNRAAAALIGLPPTQIVGKRARDILARWPEMVERYREVREAAEEVEVAVGTERRWFDVRILPIFDARRTYRGRLFVWRDISAERRFRAELQRNNERLLAVQQELIAARDAAEAGNRVKSAFLAHMSHEIRTPLTAIAGYCHLLETGIERQSLAQTRADLEAIRVATGHLLDLANNVLEMAQIESGQTTLHEAAFDVAEIVHDVTAAVRPLLRRNRNRLVVVGTDAVGVVQGDAAKVRQVLLNLVSNAAKFTTDGEVEVGVVCEVAEEDRLRLRFWVRDTGKGIAPERMATLFAPFAIAEEDIGREQRGAGLGLAISQRYCRLMGGELTIESAPGSGTLAAFWMPVRAAQVAVAEVSHQI, from the coding sequence ATGAGTTTCAGTATCACGTCCTTCCTTCTCCTCATGCTGAGCATCGCAGCGCCCGGCATCGCTGGCTACGCCTGGCAACGCCGATCACTGCCGGGAGCGTTGCCACTGAGTTTGATGGGCGTCAGTCTGGCAGTCTGGTCGTGCGGGTATGCAATGGAATTGAGCAGTCTGACACTCTCTACGGCTTTGTGGTGGGTCAGACTTGAATACGTCGGTATCGTCAGCGCACCGGTCGCCTGGCTCTGGTTTGCCGCCGAGTATACCGACTCGTTCACCTGGCTCAACCGCCGTCGGGTCTGGCTGCTGGGCATCGTTCCAGTCCTGACGATGGTCATGATGCTCACCAATGATGTCCACCGACTGTTCTGGCAATCAATCATTCTCAGCAGAAATGGTTTTCTAACCGTCTTTGACTCAACACTTGGTCTCTGGTTTTGGGTTCACACTGCATACTCGTACCTCTGCCTGCTTGCCGGAACGTTTTTCATCATCCGGTTTATCTGGAGGACGCCGCGACGCTTCCACCGACAGATCAGCGCCCTCATCCTGGCAGTCGCGGCGCCATTGATCGGTAATGTAATCTATTTGTCAGGCTCCAGTCCCTGGGGGAAGCTCGATCTCACACCGTTTGCCTTTACTGTGTCACTCGCCATGCTCGCCTGGAATCTGTTCCGGTTGCGTATGTTCGAGATCCGTCCGATTGCGCGCGATTTGGTGTTGCAGAGCATGAACGACGGGATTATGGCGGTGGATGAGAATGGATGGGTGGTTGAGGTCAACCGCGCAGCCGCTGCACTCATCGGGCTGCCGCCGACGCAGATTGTCGGCAAACGCGCGCGCGATATCCTGGCGCGCTGGCCCGAAATGGTCGAGCGCTACCGCGAGGTGCGCGAGGCGGCGGAAGAGGTTGAGGTGGCGGTCGGAACCGAACGGCGCTGGTTCGATGTGCGCATTCTGCCGATCTTCGATGCGCGCCGCACCTACCGCGGACGCCTGTTCGTCTGGCGCGACATCAGCGCCGAGCGGCGCTTTCGGGCGGAACTGCAACGCAACAACGAGCGCCTGCTGGCGGTGCAGCAGGAACTGATCGCCGCGCGCGACGCGGCGGAAGCCGGCAATCGCGTCAAGAGCGCGTTTCTGGCGCATATGAGCCACGAAATCCGCACGCCGCTGACGGCGATCGCCGGGTATTGCCACCTGCTCGAAACCGGGATCGAGCGGCAGAGCCTGGCGCAGACGCGCGCCGACCTGGAGGCGATCCGGGTGGCGACCGGGCACCTGCTGGACCTGGCGAACAATGTGCTGGAGATGGCGCAGATCGAGTCCGGACAGACGACGCTGCACGAGGCGGCGTTTGATGTGGCGGAGATCGTGCACGATGTGACCGCTGCGGTGCGCCCGTTGCTCCGGCGCAACCGGAACCGTCTGGTGGTGGTGGGAACGGATGCGGTCGGGGTGGTGCAGGGGGATGCGGCGAAGGTGCGCCAGGTGCTGCTGAACCTGGTGAGCAACGCGGCCAAGTTCACGACGGACGGTGAGGTGGAGGTGGGGGTGGTGTGCGAGGTGGCAGAGGAGGATCGGCTACGGTTGCGGTTTTGGGTGCGCGATACGGGTAAGGGAATCGCGCCAGAGCGGATGGCGACGTTGTTCGCTCCCTTTGCGATTGCGGAGGAGGATATTGGACGCGAGCAGCGCGGGGCGGGGTTGGGGCTGGCGATCAGTCAGCGCTACTGCCGGTTGATGGGGGGCGAGTTGACCATTGAGAGCGCGCCGGGAAGCGGGACGCTCGCCGCATTCTGGATGCCGGTGCGTGCAGCGCAGGTTGCAGTGGCGGAGGTCTCCCATCAAATCTGA
- the argF gene encoding ornithine carbamoyltransferase has protein sequence MVRHFLSAADLTRTEAEALLDRAQALKAEWRNGGHARDANGALPLQGKTLALVFEKPSLRTRVAFEAGMTQLGGHGSYLSANDIDMGGRESVPDVARNLSRWVHAIAARVFRHATVETLARYATVPVINALSDREHPCQALADMLTLREHYGRLAGLTLAYVGDGNNVAHSLMLLGATLGMNIRIGCPPDYRPDPEILTLAERLAAEHNASIWITPSPVEAVEGADAVYTDVWASMGQEHEAARRRPIFQPYQVNALLMTHARSGALFMHCLPAHRGEEVTADVIDGSQSVVFEQAENRLHVQKALILTLLGL, from the coding sequence ATGGTCAGGCACTTTCTTTCCGCCGCCGATCTGACCCGTACCGAGGCAGAAGCGCTGCTGGATCGCGCACAGGCGCTCAAGGCGGAATGGCGGAACGGCGGGCACGCACGCGACGCAAACGGGGCGCTGCCGTTGCAGGGCAAGACGCTGGCGCTGGTGTTCGAGAAGCCCTCACTGCGCACACGTGTCGCCTTTGAAGCCGGCATGACCCAGCTCGGCGGGCACGGCAGTTATCTGTCGGCAAACGACATCGATATGGGCGGGCGCGAGAGCGTTCCTGACGTGGCGCGCAATCTGAGCCGCTGGGTGCATGCCATTGCAGCGCGGGTCTTCCGGCATGCGACAGTCGAAACCCTGGCACGCTATGCAACTGTACCGGTCATTAATGCGCTCTCTGATCGTGAACATCCCTGCCAGGCGCTGGCGGACATGCTGACGCTGCGTGAACATTACGGGCGACTTGCAGGACTGACGCTGGCGTATGTCGGCGATGGGAACAATGTTGCTCATTCCCTTATGCTGCTGGGCGCCACTCTGGGGATGAACATCCGGATCGGCTGCCCGCCTGACTATCGCCCTGATCCTGAGATTCTGACGCTCGCCGAACGGCTTGCTGCCGAACACAACGCTTCGATCTGGATCACACCCTCGCCGGTTGAAGCCGTCGAGGGCGCAGACGCGGTCTATACCGATGTATGGGCGTCGATGGGGCAGGAACACGAAGCAGCGCGACGACGACCAATCTTCCAACCCTACCAGGTCAATGCCTTGCTGATGACCCATGCTCGTTCGGGGGCGTTGTTTATGCATTGTCTTCCGGCGCACCGCGGCGAAGAAGTTACTGCTGATGTCATCGATGGTTCGCAATCGGTGGTGTTCGAGCAGGCGGAGAACCGGTTGCACGTTCAGAAGGCGCTGATTCTGACCCTGCTTGGCTTGTAG
- a CDS encoding fumarate reductase/succinate dehydrogenase flavoprotein subunit, producing MTTTDTRPTTVRPATEYLDPKLNSKIPEGPIERKWERHKFEMKLVSPTNRRRYTIIVVGSGLAGASAAATLAEAGYNVKCYTYHDSPRRAHSIAAQGGINAAKNYRNDGDSVFRLFYDTVKGGDFRAREANVYRLAEVSMAIIDQCVAQGVPFAREYSGYLDNRSFGGAQVARTFYARGQTGQQLLLGAYQALSRQIGLGQVKMFSRTEMLDLVVIDGRARGIVTRDMVTGKIESHVADAVVLATGGYSNVFYLSTNAKACNATAIWRAHRRGAFFGNPCFTQIHPTCIPVSGDHQSKLTLMSESLRNDGRVWVPKTPGDKRPPSSIPEDERDYYLERKYPSYGNLVPRDISSRAAKQVCDEGRGVGPGGLGVYLDFSDAIKRLGRKVIEERYGNLFEMYERITGENPYETPMRIYPAVHYTMGGLWVDYNLMSTIPGLFVIGEANFSDHGANRLGASALMQGLADGYFILPYTIADYLASTKFTKVDTTHIAFRETEAEVTERTNRLLNTKGTRTVDMFHRELGKIMWDYCGMARNEAGLKHALEVIPELRERFWREVKVPGEGNDINQELEKAGRVADFMELAELMCIDALHRDESCGGHFREEHQTEDGEAERDDENFAYVAAWEFTGLGTKPVLHREPLHFEYVKPAVRSYK from the coding sequence ATGACTACCACCGATACCAGACCGACAACGGTCCGGCCTGCAACGGAATATCTCGATCCAAAACTCAACTCAAAAATACCCGAAGGTCCCATTGAGCGCAAATGGGAGCGGCATAAATTCGAGATGAAACTTGTCAGCCCGACCAATCGGCGACGCTATACCATTATTGTCGTCGGGTCTGGTCTGGCGGGCGCCTCGGCGGCGGCGACGCTGGCAGAAGCCGGGTACAATGTGAAGTGCTACACGTACCACGATAGCCCGCGTCGCGCGCACAGCATCGCTGCGCAGGGCGGCATCAACGCCGCCAAGAACTACCGCAACGACGGCGATAGCGTTTTCCGCCTGTTCTACGATACCGTCAAAGGCGGCGACTTTCGCGCGCGTGAGGCGAATGTCTATCGCCTGGCGGAAGTGAGCATGGCGATTATCGACCAGTGCGTCGCGCAGGGTGTGCCGTTCGCCCGCGAGTACTCCGGGTATCTCGATAATCGTTCCTTCGGCGGCGCACAGGTAGCGCGCACCTTCTACGCCCGCGGGCAGACGGGGCAGCAACTGCTGCTCGGCGCATACCAGGCGCTCAGTCGCCAGATCGGTCTGGGGCAGGTCAAGATGTTCTCGCGCACCGAAATGCTCGACCTGGTGGTTATCGATGGGCGGGCGCGCGGCATTGTGACCCGCGATATGGTGACGGGTAAGATCGAGTCGCACGTCGCCGACGCGGTGGTGCTGGCAACCGGCGGGTACTCGAATGTCTTTTACCTTTCGACCAACGCCAAAGCATGCAATGCCACGGCAATCTGGCGCGCCCATCGGCGCGGCGCTTTTTTCGGCAATCCCTGCTTCACCCAGATCCATCCGACCTGTATCCCGGTCAGCGGCGACCATCAGAGCAAATTGACCCTCATGTCGGAGTCGCTGCGCAACGATGGGCGGGTGTGGGTGCCGAAGACGCCAGGTGATAAGCGTCCGCCGAGTTCAATCCCAGAAGACGAGCGCGACTACTACCTGGAGCGCAAGTATCCCAGTTATGGCAACCTGGTGCCACGCGATATTTCATCACGCGCTGCGAAGCAGGTCTGCGACGAGGGACGCGGCGTCGGTCCCGGCGGGCTTGGCGTCTATCTTGACTTCTCCGATGCGATCAAGCGTCTCGGCAGAAAGGTGATCGAAGAACGCTACGGCAACCTGTTCGAAATGTACGAACGGATCACGGGCGAGAACCCGTATGAGACTCCTATGCGCATCTACCCGGCGGTGCACTACACCATGGGCGGGTTGTGGGTCGATTACAACCTGATGAGCACCATTCCCGGTCTGTTCGTCATCGGCGAGGCGAATTTCTCCGATCACGGCGCCAACCGATTGGGCGCTTCGGCGCTGATGCAGGGGCTGGCAGATGGGTATTTTATTCTGCCGTATACGATCGCCGATTATCTGGCTTCCACAAAATTTACGAAGGTTGACACAACGCACATCGCTTTCCGTGAAACAGAAGCGGAAGTCACCGAGCGCACCAACCGCCTGCTCAACACCAAAGGCACGCGCACGGTCGATATGTTCCACCGCGAACTCGGCAAGATCATGTGGGACTACTGCGGCATGGCGCGCAATGAAGCGGGACTGAAGCATGCGCTGGAAGTCATTCCAGAACTGCGCGAACGCTTCTGGCGCGAGGTGAAGGTGCCCGGCGAGGGGAACGATATCAACCAGGAACTGGAAAAAGCCGGGCGTGTGGCCGACTTTATGGAACTTGCTGAACTGATGTGCATCGATGCGCTCCATCGCGATGAGTCGTGCGGCGGTCACTTCCGTGAAGAGCATCAGACGGAGGATGGCGAAGCGGAGCGCGATGACGAGAACTTTGCGTATGTGGCAGCCTGGGAATTCACCGGTCTGGGCACGAAACCGGTGCTGCACAGGGAACCGTTGCACTTCGAATATGTCAAGCCGGCTGTTCGCAGTTACAAGTAA
- a CDS encoding arsenate reductase/protein-tyrosine-phosphatase family protein: MNTPLIMIVGAADTGRAPLTAALLRRMLLQRTIDVRVESAGVLGHDDDPASPDALAVAEHLSLDLSAHRARSLSADLVDAASLLLAVDRGTARVARLRFPQAEARIHTLGELAGRDRDIPDPFKMQIGPWLIYAQEIERLLQQALPRIIAFLPQVLTAPPDSKPPAPLPVVAEERRAAAERTAQLLDLMTRIPGIVEWSAAREQIEITIALAQARQAGASDLVAAYGALLRAALALTPPVPGTAHLAALRDAIARLEQPITSEDVGSLSARLGAWSTLA; this comes from the coding sequence ATGAACACACCTCTGATTATGATTGTCGGCGCTGCCGATACAGGGCGCGCACCACTGACCGCCGCGCTCCTTCGACGCATGCTGCTGCAACGCACTATCGATGTGCGCGTTGAGTCGGCGGGGGTGCTGGGGCACGATGACGATCCGGCGAGTCCCGACGCACTCGCGGTTGCCGAACACCTGTCGCTCGACCTCAGCGCCCACCGCGCGCGCAGTCTGAGCGCCGACCTGGTTGACGCCGCATCGTTGCTGCTGGCAGTTGATCGCGGAACTGCTCGGGTTGCACGTCTGCGTTTTCCACAGGCTGAAGCGCGCATCCATACCCTGGGCGAACTCGCCGGACGTGACCGGGATATTCCCGATCCATTCAAGATGCAGATCGGTCCCTGGTTGATCTACGCGCAGGAGATCGAACGTCTGCTCCAGCAGGCGCTTCCGCGTATCATTGCCTTTCTCCCGCAAGTCCTGACTGCCCCGCCAGACAGCAAACCTCCTGCACCGTTGCCGGTTGTGGCGGAAGAACGGCGCGCGGCGGCTGAACGCACGGCCCAACTCCTCGATCTGATGACGCGCATTCCCGGTATTGTCGAGTGGAGCGCGGCGCGCGAACAGATTGAGATCACGATTGCGCTCGCTCAGGCGCGTCAAGCCGGAGCATCCGATCTGGTCGCCGCATACGGGGCGCTGTTGCGCGCCGCGCTCGCGCTGACGCCGCCTGTGCCGGGCACGGCGCATCTGGCAGCTCTGCGCGATGCCATCGCACGGCTCGAACAACCTATCACGTCAGAGGATGTCGGCAGTCTGTCAGCGCGTCTCGGCGCGTGGTCGACCCTGGCGTGA
- the corA gene encoding magnesium/cobalt transporter CorA, with protein MARLIRNTRQQAAPRAAVRHLIVCQHDGRFDSTVEPAAISDLIQQKDQIVWVDLQHPRPEDLALLSEEFGFHPLAIEDATHFHERPKIDAYDRYYFLVFYALQYDVEQRRVSSQQVSLFIGSNYLVCIHQEPIAAIDETIRRWQRYEHDFGEDVSELLYHLLDTIVDEYFPVLDELIERVEEVEAQIFDHFRPESLQEIFTLKRELLLMRKIVASERDVLNVLIRREAPIYPREMTAYFQDVYDHLIRITDSIDTYRDLLSSALDAFLSIQSNQLNEVVKTLTIASIILMSAALVAGIYGMNFDVMPELRWPWGYPFALGLMAAISLILIAIFKRRGWL; from the coding sequence ATGGCGCGTCTGATTCGCAATACTCGACAGCAGGCTGCGCCACGCGCGGCTGTTCGCCATCTCATCGTCTGTCAGCATGATGGGCGCTTCGACAGCACGGTTGAACCCGCAGCGATCAGCGATCTGATCCAGCAGAAGGATCAGATTGTCTGGGTCGATCTGCAGCATCCGCGCCCGGAGGATCTGGCGCTGCTCTCTGAGGAGTTTGGCTTCCATCCGCTGGCGATTGAGGATGCAACCCACTTCCACGAGCGACCCAAGATCGACGCATATGACCGGTACTATTTCCTGGTCTTCTACGCATTGCAGTATGATGTCGAACAACGGCGGGTGTCGTCTCAGCAGGTGAGTCTGTTCATTGGATCGAACTATCTGGTGTGCATCCATCAAGAGCCAATCGCGGCCATCGATGAAACTATCCGCCGCTGGCAGCGGTATGAGCATGATTTTGGCGAGGACGTTTCTGAACTGCTCTACCACCTGCTCGATACCATCGTCGATGAGTATTTTCCGGTGCTGGACGAACTGATCGAGCGTGTGGAAGAAGTTGAGGCGCAGATCTTCGATCATTTCCGTCCCGAATCGCTCCAGGAAATCTTTACACTCAAACGTGAACTGTTGCTGATGCGCAAGATTGTGGCGTCTGAACGCGATGTGCTCAATGTGCTGATCCGGCGCGAAGCGCCGATCTATCCGCGTGAAATGACTGCGTATTTTCAGGATGTCTACGATCACCTGATCCGGATAACAGACAGTATCGACACCTACCGTGATCTCCTGTCCAGCGCACTCGATGCGTTTCTGTCGATCCAGTCCAACCAACTCAACGAGGTGGTGAAAACGCTGACCATTGCGTCGATCATCCTGATGTCGGCGGCGCTCGTCGCCGGGATCTACGGCATGAACTTCGATGTTATGCCCGAGTTGCGCTGGCCCTGGGGCTATCCCTTCGCCCTTGGCTTGATGGCAGCGATCAGTCTGATCCTGATCGCCATTTTCAAACGGCGAGGTTGGTTGTAA
- a CDS encoding Uma2 family endonuclease, which yields MLVSHHSTITTSQEELDALVCSAAPRQGQWREEDYLWLSGHASALIEFTDGYIEVLPMPTDRHQSILLFLYRLFFAAIERQGGKVLVAPLRLRIRPGKYREPDLLLVRSARDTRRQEQFWTGADLVLEVVSHEKPERDLVEKRSDYAEGGIPEYWIVNPLNETITVLHLSGDVYSEHGTFARGAQATSALLEGFAVSVDTVFDAE from the coding sequence ATGCTCGTTTCGCACCATTCAACGATCACCACTTCCCAGGAAGAACTCGACGCCCTGGTGTGCAGTGCTGCACCGCGCCAGGGCCAATGGCGCGAGGAGGATTATCTGTGGTTGAGCGGTCATGCAAGCGCTCTGATCGAATTCACCGATGGATATATCGAAGTTCTACCGATGCCGACCGATCGTCATCAATCGATCCTCCTCTTTCTCTACCGGCTGTTCTTCGCTGCAATTGAACGTCAGGGCGGTAAAGTGCTGGTTGCGCCATTGCGTCTCCGCATTCGTCCGGGGAAGTACCGTGAACCTGATCTGCTGCTGGTGCGTTCAGCACGTGATACGCGCCGTCAGGAACAGTTCTGGACCGGCGCCGATCTCGTGCTGGAAGTCGTGAGTCATGAGAAGCCTGAGCGCGATCTGGTCGAAAAACGCAGCGATTATGCCGAAGGCGGGATCCCTGAATACTGGATCGTCAATCCGCTCAACGAGACCATCACAGTCTTACATCTGTCGGGTGATGTCTACAGCGAACACGGAACGTTTGCGCGCGGCGCGCAGGCGACATCGGCGTTGCTGGAGGGTTTCGCCGTCAGCGTTGACACTGTCTTTGATGCAGAATAG
- the argH gene encoding argininosuccinate lyase, with the protein MWGGRFNEQVDALMAQFNNSFSFDRRMWREDIRGSIAWARQLARVGVISAEERDTLVDGLNMVYAEFADGRFEARETDEDIHTAVERRLGELVGTVAGKLHTGRSRNDQVATDVRLWTLGAIRRIDDRLRALQTALLAQAETAGAALMPGYTHLQRAQPVLLAHWLLAHFWPLQRDRERLADCAKRTATLPLGSGAIAGTPLMVDRTALAVELGMTAVSPNSIDAVSDRDFIAEFLFCAALIGTHLSRLAEDMIIYSSAEFGFVTLADAYSTGSSLMPQKKNPDSFELLRGKAGRLTGDLIAVLTMLKGLPSAYDKDLQEDKEPLFDAADTLELALPVAAGAVATARFHPDRMRAALDDAMLATDLADYLVARGVPFREAHHIVGRLVREAEQRGVALSALPLEVFLAAHPVCEPDVLQVFDFDRSVAMRRVPGATAPEAVNEQIAQARRCVEER; encoded by the coding sequence ATGTGGGGCGGTCGCTTTAACGAACAGGTAGACGCGCTCATGGCGCAGTTCAACAATTCGTTTTCGTTTGATCGGCGTATGTGGCGCGAAGACATTCGCGGCAGTATTGCCTGGGCGCGTCAACTTGCCCGCGTCGGCGTCATCTCAGCCGAAGAACGCGATACGCTGGTTGACGGTCTCAATATGGTCTATGCCGAGTTTGCCGACGGACGGTTCGAGGCGCGTGAAACCGATGAGGACATTCACACCGCAGTCGAACGTCGCCTGGGTGAACTGGTTGGCACGGTTGCCGGAAAATTGCATACCGGTCGTAGCCGAAACGACCAGGTGGCGACTGATGTGCGTCTCTGGACGTTGGGGGCGATCCGGCGCATCGACGATAGGCTACGCGCCCTGCAAACAGCATTGCTGGCGCAAGCCGAAACCGCTGGCGCTGCGCTTATGCCGGGATATACCCATTTGCAGCGCGCCCAGCCGGTGCTCCTGGCGCACTGGTTGCTGGCGCACTTCTGGCCCCTGCAACGTGATCGTGAACGTCTGGCGGATTGTGCAAAGCGAACGGCAACGCTTCCGCTGGGATCCGGCGCGATTGCCGGAACGCCGCTGATGGTGGATCGCACGGCGCTGGCTGTTGAACTTGGTATGACCGCTGTTTCGCCCAACAGTATCGATGCGGTCAGTGATCGAGATTTCATTGCGGAGTTTCTGTTTTGCGCAGCGTTGATCGGGACGCACCTGAGCCGTCTGGCAGAAGACATGATCATCTACAGCAGCGCTGAGTTTGGTTTTGTGACCCTTGCCGACGCCTACAGCACCGGTTCAAGCCTGATGCCGCAGAAGAAGAACCCCGACTCGTTCGAACTGTTGCGCGGCAAGGCGGGTCGTCTGACGGGCGATCTGATCGCGGTGCTGACCATGCTGAAAGGTCTGCCCTCCGCCTACGACAAAGATCTGCAGGAAGACAAAGAACCGTTATTCGACGCAGCCGACACCCTCGAACTTGCATTGCCGGTCGCGGCGGGCGCAGTGGCGACCGCGCGCTTTCACCCGGATCGCATGCGTGCAGCGCTCGATGATGCCATGCTGGCGACCGATCTTGCCGATTATCTGGTTGCGCGCGGCGTACCATTCCGCGAAGCGCACCACATCGTCGGCAGACTGGTGCGTGAAGCAGAGCAACGGGGTGTTGCACTGTCGGCGCTGCCGCTCGAGGTCTTTCTCGCGGCGCACCCGGTATGTGAACCCGATGTGCTTCAGGTGTTCGACTTCGACCGTTCGGTGGCGATGCGGCGCGTACCAGGGGCAACCGCGCCTGAAGCAGTGAATGAGCAGATCGCACAGGCGCGGCGCTGTGTTGAGGAGCGATGA
- a CDS encoding potassium channel family protein: protein MNVIIVGGGKIGRNLAMFLTAEGRHAITLVEKQEQVAHSLMRMLPDIRVIEGDGCDPSVLRDAGAEFADAVAAVTGDDEDNLVIAVLCKREFRVGRVAARINNPKNAWLFTRRMGVDLPIDTAQTIGRGLEADINLGAIVQLTRLREGRISLIEFTVSAESSAVGKNVASLHLPPDCLLTAILRGDDVILPSGETVIQAGDQVIALAYRDREAALSERFQ, encoded by the coding sequence ATGAATGTGATTATTGTCGGCGGCGGCAAAATCGGGCGCAACCTGGCAATGTTTCTGACGGCTGAAGGGCGTCACGCGATCACATTGGTCGAAAAACAGGAACAGGTGGCGCATTCGCTGATGCGCATGCTCCCCGATATCCGGGTGATCGAAGGGGATGGGTGTGATCCTTCGGTGCTGCGCGATGCGGGCGCGGAGTTTGCCGATGCAGTTGCAGCGGTCACCGGCGACGACGAGGATAATCTGGTCATCGCGGTGCTGTGCAAGCGCGAGTTCCGCGTGGGTCGCGTTGCAGCACGGATCAATAATCCAAAGAACGCCTGGCTGTTCACCCGCCGCATGGGGGTTGACCTGCCGATCGATACGGCGCAGACGATCGGACGCGGGCTGGAGGCGGATATCAATCTCGGGGCGATTGTTCAGTTGACCCGCCTGCGTGAGGGGCGAATCTCACTCATCGAGTTTACCGTTTCCGCTGAGTCGAGCGCGGTCGGAAAGAATGTTGCGTCGCTGCATTTGCCCCCCGATTGTCTGCTGACCGCGATCCTGCGCGGTGACGACGTCATTCTGCCGTCAGGCGAAACCGTCATCCAGGCGGGGGATCAGGTGATTGCCCTGGCATATCGTGACCGCGAGGCGGCGCTGTCGGAGCGGTTCCAGTAA